The bacterium sequence TCCCCTGAAGCAGGTCCACGGAAAGGATGCCCTTCACGTCGAAGGGGGTTTCGTAGTTCGTAATCAGGGACAGGGTGTTGTTCAAGGCGTCCTGGTCGCGCTCGATGAGGTTCATGTCCCTGTAGAGAATGCCGTTGAAAAGGTATCTGAGCTCCACGGTCGTGTTATCCCAAGGGACGTAATTCCCGGTGAGGTTAGTGTTTATCCCGCCCACGTAGTACTCCGAATTCAAGGCGGGCTGTACGGGGTAGCTACGCACCTCCCGGGATCCGGTGAGATCGAGGGAGAGCCGGGTGTTTTCGGTCATCCTGTAGTCGAAACGGAGATCGGTGTCCGCGGACAGGGAGTGGTAGAAGTACTCGCGATAGACGTAATCCCAGTCGTAGGTGCCCTCCTGGGCATCGCTCGTGGTGAAATAGGCGTCCATGTCGGCGTTGAAGGCGTCGGAGAATTTAATGGAGGCGCTGGTCCCCGCCCGCTGGCTCTTCGATTTCTGGTACTGCTCCTGGATCACCAAGTTCGAGTCGTAAAAGCTCTCCTCGTAGTAACAACCGATGCGGGTCGTGTCCACCGGATTGTAGAAGAGATCGAAGCGCATGGTGCGGCTGTCCGAATCGCGCTCCGACTGGGGTTCGTTCTGAACGCTCTGGTTCAGGGTCAGCCGGAAGGTGAACACTTCGGCCAGGGGATAGGTGTAAGAAAGCGCCGACCCGATCCTGTTGAGGGATTTGCCGCCGCTGAAGTCAATGTTCAGGCCGGGCTCGACGCCCGTGTCCTCCTCCCGGGCCCAGGACGCGCACGGGAGGAAGAGCACCGCAAGGAGCACAGGGAGGATTCGCCCGGGCGTTACTCGCTTCGCTTCGGTTCGCCTCACCGATAAACCTCCGGTGTGGATGTTTATTGTACGGGTACGCCGGACGGGTGTCAACCGCCGGAACTTTTTAATCTTATGCCACTTAGTCCCCTCCGGCGTTGACTAATCAGGCGTCGTGTGATAATGTCTGTTCACTTTTCTTCTTAAGGGGCGACCCGGGCCGCCCTTCCCATGTGCCCACCCTCCACGGTCCACCTTCAAGCCATAATCCATGGACGATACGGCCAACCCTTTGCTGACACCGGTGGTGAGGGCGGAGAACGCCGCCCGCGACCGGATCTCCAACGCCGAAAACGAGGCGAAGAACGAGCTCCGCGCCGCCCGCGAGAGGGCGGAGGATTTGGGGAAGACCGCGGAGGCCAAGGCCCGCGAAGAGGTCCGCCAGGCGGTCGAGGACGCCCGCTACTCGGGCGAGGTCGAGGCCCAGGACATACTCGAACGCACAGAGAAAGAAATCGAGACGATGAAGAAGAAGGCCCGCGGTCGCATGAAGGAAGCCTGCCGGGCCCTCGTGGAACGCATCACCGGCACCTAGGCGACGATGGCCAACACCCGAGTCCAGCGCATAGAGATTCTCCTCCACTCGAGTGTCCGGGACGACCTGCTCGACGCGCTGGCGGACGCCGGCGCCGTGGAGCTAGAGGCCCTGGAGCCCGAGGATCGGGGCGAGCTTCCCACGCCCTCCACGGTCCCCGCCGAGGAGGCCGACCGTACCCTCGATCAAATCCGCCAGGCCCTGGATTACCTGGACGTGTACGCGCCCAAGGCCGGATTTTTCGCCGGTATGATGGGTCACAAGGTCGAGGTGCCCGCCGCGGAGCTCGAGGAACGCCTGGCCGGTTTCGACGCCCCGAGCGCCGTCGAGCAGGTTCTCGCCGTCCAGTCCGGGGAGAACGAGACACGGTCCCGCCTCGATCGCCTGGAGGAGGAGCGGACGACGCTGGC is a genomic window containing:
- the ahaH gene encoding ATP synthase archaeal subunit H → MLTPVVRAENAARDRISNAENEAKNELRAARERAEDLGKTAEAKAREEVRQAVEDARYSGEVEAQDILERTEKEIETMKKKARGRMKEACRALVERITGT